From a region of the Fischerella sp. JS2 genome:
- a CDS encoding lysophospholipid acyltransferase family protein: MPTQTSKQLSLQTELGWSLDQRDPEFIKFLMPFWEWLYKYYFRVQTSGWENIPDKEKALFVGSHNGGLAAPDTHMMVYDWFRRFGVEKPIYGLMHPTVWKEFPVVAQAAAKVGAIIAHPKMAIAALRSGASVLVYPGGAEDLFRPYSLRNQIYFAERHGFIKLALREKVPIVPLISTGAHETLIILAERYDLAQQLHQWGMPWLFGIDPVVFPIYLGLPWGLSFGPLPNIPLPVPIRTRVCPPIVFERYGREATCDRDYVHACYKLVRSQMQQELDNLLKT, encoded by the coding sequence ATGCCAACACAGACTTCAAAACAACTATCTCTACAAACCGAACTCGGCTGGTCTTTGGATCAGCGAGATCCAGAATTTATCAAATTTTTGATGCCTTTTTGGGAGTGGCTGTATAAATACTATTTTCGTGTCCAGACTAGTGGCTGGGAAAATATTCCCGACAAAGAAAAAGCCTTATTCGTAGGTTCCCACAATGGCGGACTTGCTGCTCCTGATACGCATATGATGGTCTACGACTGGTTTAGACGCTTTGGTGTGGAAAAACCAATCTACGGTTTGATGCATCCCACGGTTTGGAAAGAGTTTCCTGTTGTAGCACAAGCAGCTGCTAAAGTTGGAGCCATCATCGCCCATCCTAAAATGGCGATCGCAGCTTTGCGTTCCGGAGCCAGCGTACTCGTCTATCCTGGTGGTGCAGAAGATCTGTTTCGACCTTATTCTTTGCGTAATCAAATCTACTTTGCTGAACGCCACGGCTTTATTAAGCTAGCACTACGAGAAAAAGTACCCATAGTGCCACTCATTTCTACTGGCGCTCATGAGACACTAATTATTCTCGCTGAACGTTACGACTTAGCACAGCAATTGCATCAATGGGGAATGCCTTGGCTATTTGGAATCGACCCAGTTGTCTTTCCGATCTATTTAGGTTTACCTTGGGGATTGTCGTTTGGACCTTTACCTAATATTCCTTTACCAGTACCCATCCGCACGCGAGTTTGTCCACCAATTGTTTTTGAACGTTATGGTAGAGAAGCAACGTGCGATCGCGATTATGTCCATGCTTGCTACAAACTTGTCCGCAGTCAAATGCAGCAAGAGTTGGATAATTTGTTAAAGACGTAG